The region CACTGCCCCTGGGTGGAGAATTGTGTTGGTACGTACGAAGTAATTTTCGAAGCGGGAATTTTACTCGCTTTAATTTGCCAGCGATGATATATTACTGCGCTTGCGCACCTTTGCATTTTGTATACTGTTTAATATAAAGGGAGAAATAGCAAAATCACACTCTGCTCTACTATCCGCCATTTTTTCAGACTTCTGTGGCCTGCCAGCGAAGTTAAGTTTTGCCTCTATGGAAGGTCTTGCGTTTTGCTAAACTGGCGAagtaattgttttcttttgttgtttaaaaCAGGAGATGGAAATCACGTGTACTTCTTTTGGTAcctgtttttcctgtttggcATGATTCTCTGGTATATTTATGGCGGAACTGTCTGTAAGTTATTGCAACGTGCTTTAAATTTGTCAAGACTGTTTGTTGTATCTCTCACTCTCGTCTCTTTCTGTTTTGAAAGCGCGTGACTTTGTGTCCCTCTGTAGTTATTCTCAGTAAAAACTCTTCTAAATTTTGTTCAGATTATGTCATGGCCTGTGGCTCGTACCCTTATGGGGGGTGGAATATCCTCATTCGTGGCGTCACATGTGCACCCTGGATGTCGTGGGGTTATGTCAAcgctttatttcatttgatgtGGGTCAGCACTCTGCTTGTCTGTCAATTCTATCAGGTATGAGCTTCTGCTTCATGTACTCCAGTACACCATAGATATGGCAAAAGCTATAGTTGTGTTGTATTCTGGAGTTCATTGCGAATTAACATGAAGTTAACCCCTCTAGCATCATATTGGTTTCGTTAAAATATTAGAGGTCCATAACTGAAAGttttaatatcattattaattgGTCTCAATGACATAATTCATtccttaaggtggctccctagagTTATTACGAACATCGTCCATATAGAACGCGAGTTAGAAAACGAAATTTAGTCAATTTCCCTTAAAGTTTTCCCTCGTAGAGATTTACCAGTATGGATACTGTTGAAACAAGGTTTATGTTTTGGTTGTCATTTTTTGGATTAAGGccgttaccatggcaacatctcATCTAATGACAGGcacatattttcctcattttggcCTAGACTCCTCGATATTTTTactttccttcggtgaatttttttcatattttgccacATCATGGAAATGATATTGCCTGACATTTTGAAGTGTTAAAAAGTCAGCGTTGTTCAGACGGCTTTTCCAATATTCTGTAATTTGTCATTATTCTCAATATATTAAATttgtaccttgattgaaaaagatcatctgggtgataatagtcctgagaaggactgttgttagtgactgacgtttcgacaacctgtgcggaagccatcaaatcgctcaccagggtttttgaattttcaactgactaacactaccacttgactctgaagatggcttccgcacaggttgtcgaaacgtcagtcactaacaacagtccttctcaggactattatcacccagatgatctttttcaatcaaggtatgctactcctgggttcaaaccattttcttatattaaatttgctctgacagattttaacaaaaatagggTATTTATAGGATTTGTATGTGGTTACAACTGagccaagttttaaaaaaattcaccgaaggaaacgggagaaaaccagcatttatttttttacgctgacgtcacaaaaatccaaaaaacacgcGTGGTTCAGGCTTTACGCGCGAGTCTTcacttgcgcatgcgtacggtAGCTGAAAACCTTCGTTTATCTTTCGAAGTACGAGTAGAATATTAACCGTTATTTCCGTAATATCTGGCCATTTATCGAAAGAAAAGCTTGAAAGATTGAGTTTCCTACCTATTACGGGATCTTTTCTTCGAATTACTTAACTATTGCAGCCAAAATTCCAgcaattttgtaaactttaacCGGACGATATTACGCAAAAGggaagccatctttgtttttatttttttgcgtgGACTTCGCGTGGAtttaaaatctcgcgccaTACTAGTGCCCAGGTTGCGCGCGGTCTCAAAACTCTAGGGAGCCTCCTTAAAGGATAGTGTTAAAAGTACAGTCAAGCCTAAGCGGTCACCCCCTGTTCAATGGACAGTTGTCAAATCCCCAAAAATCAGTCCCTTTACTCTAAATTTATCACCTGTATTATGGGGGCGCGGTCACCATTTAGAATTCGCAATTGGTTAATTCCGTTGTATTTAACTGCTGTTAAGCGGCCATGTAGTCAATAGAGAgttttagattctaggacgagaactaCTATGAGTACGAAATTTTCTCTTGGAACTTCagtgagcgcgcgcaaactagcgtcattttggcgggaaaaactgGATACCGTTGTCACTTAAGTACAAGGTTATGCAAAAATAAGGCAcgaacacggtagcagttttggcaatttttcgatcagcaaaaaggctcagtaaggaacaataagaataacttgtcaacctatactgctaacaaagagacGGGAAAGGGAACAATTCTAGTGGAAAACAATGTTGCACGCTTCGACAAAATTATCTTGTGATACCGGGaaagtttatttaataaaactgCTTTCTGGTTTTAAGATATTCTGGCTCGGAATGACAACAAATGAACGCTTGAATATGTCAAGATACCACCATTTCACGGACAATTACGGTGCCATGCAAACTCCATTCAGGTTGGTAGAGAGATTCCTGGGCTTTTCGCTAACACCAGTTGCCTGGACATTTTCACAAATATATTACGTTTGGCCACTGCCAGGTGCTGTAGTTAGAAATGTGACTGAAATAGAGGGAGAGAGAGTTTCTAAATATGAAAGCACCACTTATTGGAGCATCCTCGGAGAACCAGGGGCAGTTAATCGGGACTTGACGAAGAAGTTATGGGCAAAATCGGGATCAGCGGCGGTTTAAAAGTTGGCCCAAACTCCCTAGGTCTGCGGGGATTTTACTGGGGAGGCCCTCTTTGAAGGAAAACAGCTAAAGCAGTAGCGGTCTTTTAACTTGCAGTGGCCAATTGCGTTACCAAACTAATTAGTCTTTTGAGGATAATGTTTTTCAATAGCGACATTTACATTGGGGCCAGTTAAGGATTGAACTTGTCgcgcaatgaaaaaaaaaacgtgcgTGACGTGACAGGCATCCAGTTATAACATGTTTTTgcgcttctttgtttttttttttttccttcagccGTGGTCTCCTTGGAAACATTGCCGATTTTATGAACATCAATCTTTGCGGGCTCGCTCGTCCGTTGCAAGTGGACTGGCACCGACAGTATGATGCTAATCTCAACAGGGCGCAGAAAACTATATGATAACTTTGAAAAACATGCACTTATGTTGATAGACCACGACAAAGCAACATGCCAACAAAAGTGCACAAAATCTCCACATTGGACCACAGTGAGTCAACGGGGCTACTTCGAACTTGTCCGGACGGATACCTCAAGACTGGAAGTGTTTATTCTTCGCCATATAGCGCAGTGTTGCTGTGTCCAATTGCGTGAACAGTGATAAACTTTTCAGATACTCACACGTTTTCCATACGAGTACAATAGAAAATCCTCAAGCTGGGTACAACAGACGTACATGGGCTTAGCTCAGTGTAAGAACCTGtggtatttttttgttgtttcgtCCTCGGTGGGGTTATTATCAATGGTCTCTTGCCtcgtttatttgttttctttttttcacgtCATCCGTGAGTTTGACGGGTTCTTACACCAAGGATGAGCTTCTTACATTAagccgaccaatcacaacgccAATGATGAAATTTTGCAGCCGGTTGTAAGGGCGGGAAAACAAGTACAAACCAATgagaattgtttttgttttttgtttttgtttgtttttttgtataatatgattggttgatgACCTGGCACGGTAATCATGCCACCGTTTTAAGGCCGTGTCGTCAACTATTGTGCACGGTGAAAGATagttatttaaaaattacctGTGGCTAgcacaaaatatatttagtaaTCTCATGGGTAGTTCATTAATAGAATAATATACTCTTTTTGGAATTTGCGCtttttagaaaatttaagtTGGCCCTCGCTGTTCACAAGGCCATAAAAGTGTAACAGTTTGCAAATTTCAAGTTGCTTAGTGAGACTGTAGTCATCTAAGTAGTATTGTTTTTAGAGTAGGCAAAAATAATAGGCTGGATTTGGGAAATGTCATTTTGGAATTCGAGAATGAAATATACATACGGGTTCACAGTCCCTCGTGTCAGCCTCTCGAAGGTCGTGGAGCCGCGGTATGGTTGAAACTTCGAAGTTATTAGGTATTGATTGAATAGTGTTAATGATTGTCAGAAACTTCGTTTGGCTGTTTTTCTCGATGCTGTTTGTTCATTTGAGTGTTGCTCATGAGAATGTACTTATCGTGTGATTGCTTGGATGTAAAATTGAGCACAGGAAAACCAAAGCATACTCGCGTGCTCCGATATTTTTTTAGGGCGAATGCAGTCGAATGAGTAAAAATCTATACACCAGTAGAGAAATCACTAAATGTCAAATTACTCAGCCCCGGCGTTTAAAGTTTTCCTTCGCTTCCTGTATTGGATCCGGACCTcaaattgaacaaaacaatGTGAATATAATGAGTAACGAAGAACAATAAATAATGACAGAGCAGAAATGAACAATGACGGAGCAGAAAATTATTGAATATGCATGTAGCATGTAAAAATAAGTCTTGAGAAGCAATAGAAATAAACACGCGCGAAGACTGATGCTTTGTAGTAGAGAGGGAGACGTAACAGGTAATCAACCGAGATGGCGGACAATTTCCAGGTTCTCTCGGTCTTGCAAGATCGCGCaaggaaaaaattcaattcCCACGGTGAAATCCTTAGGGAAGGGGCTTCCCGGAAGTGGGAAACCCGTCATTTCCCCCTCACTCACCCCGTGCTTCAATTTTTCCTCTGAAGATCGCGTGACCTGACGTCCGCAATACTATAAACTGATAGGGTAGTAGTTTTTCAGCTGTACATATTTTCCAAGCAATCCTTTTTCAAACGGGATTAGACTACCCAAAGATGTCTTTCAATTCGACGAGAGCGTTGGAAATAGTGAAGTATTTCACTGAAGATATCGACGATCCTTTCAACTTGATACCAGTATTGCTAATTACGCTGTGTTTTGCTTGGTGTGGTTTTCCAAGCGGGAAACACAAGGTCCTCGCTTGGTGGGCTCTCTTCAACGGCTGCATAATTCACTGCTGGATGGAAGTGTGAGTTGGAGGTTCAAAAAGAGTCTCTTTtcgaataatttttttcctattaaTGAATCTTAAACAAAGTCGACTTTGGTTTGCATTCAGAGCTTAATGTGACGTTAATTTTATCACAGGCAAGGCAAATgtattaaagatatttttgcgAACAAGGGGAAAGGCAGTGGAGCTAACCCAAAGcttcattaaataattaacTAACACTCTCAGTCTTTGATTGCTTGCACAGATCCATTGATTTTCAGGTTGCATTTAGACTAGACTTTGACGTGAAACAATATGACAATCCTTTCCATTGAAACTATTGTTTATGATTGGGACGCCTGTGAAAATACTGGTAGTATTTACATTCCCGGAACTGACATACCCAATTTCCCATCCCTCTCTTCTAAAATGAAATTAGTTTAGTTAACGATTTGTGAAATAAATGCCAGTGATTTCGTAGTCAACATTTATATGCTAATgaagaaaatgtaaacaatatgGAAATTAGCAAAAACTTAcctgtttctttttaaatCCTTTTAATTTGACTTGCACAGTCCTtgagtttcttttgcttacaACTAACTTTTCTGTGAAATAAATTGTCATTCCGAAAGGTTCATTGGTACTTTCGCTCGTGGACCCAAGTGGATGGTTGTAGGATACGGCAAGTTAGACGTGCGTTACTGGCCTACTAAGGATCCAATGGTGATGGGTATTGTAGCTCTGGAGCTTTTTATCATGGGACCCTTGTGTATTCTGTGGTATGACATTTTGATACTTGTTAAAGCCACTTAGTCAATAGACAAtagtctcctttgcagccgtctttcgggatgtcacgcaacactCACCCGAATGgaacgttgcgtgacatcccgaaagacggttGCATAGGAGGCCACTTGGACAACCAAAAAGCATGATACTTAGAACTTGAAAGCAGAGAGATTAAATGCTTTGAAAATATTGCCCTTAAAAGTATGATGCTAAATCGCTTTTCATTCCAAATAACTAATGGCAATTTCTTCAACATCTGTTTATATTACAGTTGAACCTGCATGCAAATCTTCTTTTGTATACAGCTGCATGCGGATGAGGCTGATGGGTCagtacaatggaaaatgacccagaatcctcgtttatgtgtcaaaactgCTGATACCTACAATAACTGCTATTTACTGGAAGTGAAACTAGATTTAAGGCAGAGAGGCATGTCTTGGTGATCAGATGTTATAATTGTTGTTGTGTCTGAATACAAGGCTACTTAATTTGTGTCCATCCCTGGGCAGTTAACAGACATTTTCAAGATAGTCAAGAACAAAGGTTTAGATTTTAAAGAAGCTGTTGTGCCTGATATTGGTGTGGAAAAGAAACACGTAAAATTTGAtatgaaacaagttgatgagAGTCATAAATTAATATCCATTATAAGAAGTTTCCAAAGCTGAGCACAGAGTACAGTGTGGTCCCTGATTAAGCCAAGTAAACAGTAGCTTTGCCAATCTGAGAAGGAAAATCACAGTTGATCTTATAATTGATTTGTGCAATAAGGACGgaatttttccctttcttcCCCTCATTATACTTCCTTGATGGAGAAGCTTAATACATCCAATTCATGTTTTTGGAAGAGTACTATTACTACAATTCTGTGCTGTACATGCACAGTTAATAAAATCAGACTAAGtatagtttttcttttgataaACCTTAGATTCTGTCATTtgccaagaaaaagaaaataagtgtgaCCTTTCTTTCAATTCCAGGTATCGATCCATAGTCAAAGATCTCTGGTGGCGTCATTTTGTGTCAGTTTTAGTGTCGGCAATACAGATGACAGGCACTATCCTGTTTGCTGGTGTTGAAGCGTATGATGGCTTCAAACATGTCCCAGTAGTAAGTTAAAGCTTAATAACATTTTGATAAATAGACAAATGATGAGCACTTGGCAGTAACTtcaaatcataataataattatttatttattaacaACTGCACAACAAAGGCAACATAACAGATGGCAGTCTGGCATGTCTGAGATCTCCTCTATAGCCAGGtggcaacccagccatgagtgGCACTTGTTGCACCACAGTAGCCATGgggtacaaataaaaaaaaaatagag is a window of Acropora palmata chromosome 11, jaAcrPala1.3, whole genome shotgun sequence DNA encoding:
- the LOC141897211 gene encoding putative 3-beta-hydroxysteroid-Delta(8),Delta(7)-isomerase encodes the protein MSFNSTRALEIVKYFTEDIDDPFNLIPVLLITLCFAWCGFPSGKHKVLAWWALFNGCIIHCWMEVFIGTFARGPKWMVVGYGKLDVRYWPTKDPMVMGIVALELFIMGPLCILWYRSIVKDLWWRHFVSVLVSAIQMTGTILFAGVEAYDGFKHVPVDWPPKFDTFDKIFYFWIFFVLANGLWIFAPVTIMLQTLLEMKDVYNPANSSEKKCN